The Methanooceanicella nereidis genomic interval GGCAATCTTTTTATTTTTACGGGTAGACCTTTTATCATGCATGTGGCCGGATTATGTAACATCTGCGGAAAGCCTGCCGGACGGCTGCATACGTGCACTCTGTGCGGAAATATCGTTTGCGACGAATGCATGTATGAAGACGTATGCAAAAAATGCCTGAGCAGGAAAACCAAGAAATAAATATATCATAATAAAGTAAGCTCCGTGTTAGCTCATAGCATGGAGCGTAACCTTTTTAACTTTTCAAAATATCTTGATGTAAGATGTCGGAAATCTACAGCCTTATTGCAGGATTAATTATAGGGCTTTCCCTGGCGGTGCCGCCGGGACCGATGAATGCCGTCATAGCAGCGGAGTCAGTTAAAAGGTCATACGTTAACGGCATAAAATTGGGCCTGGGCGCGATGACCGCTGACGGGATATTCCTTGTTATAACGCTAATAGGCGTAGCTATTTTATTCACCGGTGACGCTGTCAGGATGATAGTGTCAGCTGCAGGCGGCCTTATTCTGGGTTATATGGCCATCATGACGCTTAAAAGCTATAAAGAGCCCTTAAAAGAAAAAGAAAATGGAGTCATGAGGTATCCGTATATTGTAGGGCTTACGATGGGCCTCACAAACCCCACGCAAGTATTGTGGTGGATCACAGCAGGGGCAGCTCTTATATCATATTTTAATGAGTTCGGCGTGATAGGGTTTTTCATTGGCATTCTCGTCTGGGTGACGGCACTTTCGCTGTTGATGCATTACGCCAGTAAGAAGATCAACGGCATTTACCCGTATGTGATACTGGCGAGCGGCATATGCATACTATTCTTCGGGATACTGCTGTTATATAACGCCGCAGGCATAGCGCTTACTATTTTCTGAGGTGAAATACCTGCCATAGGATAGTTAGCCAATAGCCTTTTCAGCTCTCATGTTTTCCTGTAAAAACCCTTTGATCTCCGGATTAACGTAATATTTTTTATTACGGCCTTCCTGCTCCATTCGGATAATATCGTTATTCAGGAGCTTTCTCATATGCATGAACACGATGCTTTTATTCAGGCCTAGTTTATCGGAAAGCTCCTTATTGCTCATGCCGGGATAGTCGATTATCGCCTTGATGATCCTCACATCTTTCTCATTCCGGATACAGGACAATATTATTTTTTCACTTTCAGTATACGTAGACGAATTTTTATAGAACCGGGTGAACTTCCCTATTTTGCTGACAGCGATTTTTCTCTCGGATTCTAGCTTTTGTAAATGATACCTGACCGTGCCGAGATTTATCTTCGTCTTATCAGAGATATCGGCCATAGTGGACCCGGGATTCTCTAAAATGAATTTATATATGATGTCTCTGTTCCGGTTATCCAGAAGGTTCTTGATAGCATAAAAACCGACAGGTATGCCAAACATTGCGATGTAATACTTCAGGCTGTCAATAACGAACACGATCTTGATCCAGAGAGGAAGCTCTACATAGGATATTGTGCCATCAGCCCCGCCGGTATCTATGCGGGACCTTTCTTCGTCGCTCAGGTTCGGATAGTCGACAAGATCATCATATAGCTGTGCCGGCATGACGATATAGCCGCTGCTGCTCTGGCTGCCATATTCGCTCGCTAAAAGCTCATCTATCTGAGACATGTTCATTTCGCTGGCATTCTGGAACGCAGGATTATTTTTAATGTCCTCTTCAGTCACGAAAACGGAATCCTTCGACCTGTCCCGTAAAATATGATCCATTACATAATCCAGAGTGCCCGACATCGATCCGTCCGGATACACAAAACTGCTGTTATTGTTTTGAGCACTCGCGGAGATAATAAAAACATTAATGAAAAGTGTAATGATTACGATAAGCGATATGATAAAACTGAATAGTGATACCACACCTGCATTTCTTCCGGGAAGCATTTTTGTAGCATACATACCTTTTCACTTTTGTTTCAAATATTTGAATATTAGCTATATACATATAACAATATAAAAGTTTTGTACATAATTTTAAAAAATAGATATTTTCATTTTACTGACATATATAAGCCATAACACGAATAATAATAAGTGATGTAGAAAGTTAAAATGATAGATATTATTAACGGTATGACAAAGAAATAAACAAAATATCCGTATAACCTTACACAATTATTAAGGGTGATGTTTTTCAGGTTAGTTTAAAAATATGTTGACATCAGAAGGTGAAAAAGATGGCCATGGAAAATAAACTATCATCTCTGGAAAATATACTCGGCGCCGGCCTTGCCCTGTCCATATTACTGGCATTTGCCATATATCTGCAGGGTACGATGACTTTATTGCTTGCCGATATTGTCTTAATGATCGCCATCGCTGCATTTTATCTTGTCAGGAAGTTTTCCATGGTAAAATTCAGGACGGCCATTATCGCAGGTACGATAGCTTCAATAATATTCTTAATATCATTCTGGGGCATTATGATCCTGAGCATCGATAGCACTGGAAGCGCTCGCATATATTATGAAATAAAGATCTCAGGATTGGATAATTATACCTCGGCTGACGGTGCAGAAATATTGATACCGCTGCCTATGAAAGACGGGATACCCGCCGTAAATGAGGAAGATCTTAAAAGGATCGAAACCGGTAACTGGACTGTCAGCATTAAAGACACCAGTACAGGGAAAATGCTCGCATTTTATACGAACGATAAAGACCTATCGGACATTCACGCCATATTAGAAGAGACCGGCGATGCCAGGATCGATAGAGTGAGCGTGAGAAAGGACATCATTCTTTTCCCATACCTGAACGGGACGGAGACCGCCATATCTACTGAAAAGTATCTTCCGGGTAAAGACATCATATCGACAGATTATGTTACCGCAGTCTACATTTGCGATGAATTAGTCCCGTATGAGAATGCGTCAGGAAATATCACTATAATTCTACATTTTAAAAATAACGGCGGGAGATATTACTCCCATACAGGCAACGAATATGAGATCAGTGTCGACAGGATAGTGACGAAAAACATGACCGGGATGATCGCTGCGGATGCAAATGTAAGGATCTTGGATGGAGAATGGAATTGAAATAGCAGGTGGCCATCGTGAGCGGAAAATACAGGGAAGCTATGAGGATCGCGGAAAATGCCGGATTATTGCTTGCGGTACTGCAAATATGGTCATTATCATTGTCTATTGACAGGGCAGGTAAGATTAGCCAGGTAAATACAGCATCCGTTGAAGCACTAATATTGACCGCGGTGATCATCGGTGCAGGATGTGTGGGAGCGTTAGCCGTCCGGCTCTCATCGGGATGGATAAAGGACAGGAAAGACGCGCTTTCGATAGCGACATATGCAGGGGCCATATTAGGAGGTATCAGCGCATTGGCCGCGATAATACTGGCCCTGTCGGAACCTGTGATATACGGATCAACATACGGATATCCCTATTCTATCCTCGGAGGCCTGTTCCCGTTCGACCTGATAACATATCTTTTAACATTCGGGGTCTTTGGAATCAGTCACATGCCGCCGATGAACATTTTCGGACATGAATATAGCTATGTCATGTTATTAGCCCCACTCAGGATACTGTGGTTCGCCTTGATAGCAGGGATTGGCGGCTGGTACTATGCCAAATATTTCTTGAAAAAATGAAAGCCTACATTTTC includes:
- a CDS encoding LysE family transporter, which translates into the protein MSEIYSLIAGLIIGLSLAVPPGPMNAVIAAESVKRSYVNGIKLGLGAMTADGIFLVITLIGVAILFTGDAVRMIVSAAGGLILGYMAIMTLKSYKEPLKEKENGVMRYPYIVGLTMGLTNPTQVLWWITAGAALISYFNEFGVIGFFIGILVWVTALSLLMHYASKKINGIYPYVILASGICILFFGILLLYNAAGIALTIF
- a CDS encoding winged helix-turn-helix transcriptional regulator, coding for MSGTLDYVMDHILRDRSKDSVFVTEEDIKNNPAFQNASEMNMSQIDELLASEYGSQSSSGYIVMPAQLYDDLVDYPNLSDEERSRIDTGGADGTISYVELPLWIKIVFVIDSLKYYIAMFGIPVGFYAIKNLLDNRNRDIIYKFILENPGSTMADISDKTKINLGTVRYHLQKLESERKIAVSKIGKFTRFYKNSSTYTESEKIILSCIRNEKDVRIIKAIIDYPGMSNKELSDKLGLNKSIVFMHMRKLLNNDIIRMEQEGRNKKYYVNPEIKGFLQENMRAEKAIG